Genomic DNA from Modestobacter versicolor:
GGCCTCGCGGGCCGCGGACGACAGCGTGGCCTGGGCGCTCATCGCCTGGCTGTACTCGACGATGCCGAACAGCAGGAGCAGCAGCACCGGCGTGACCAGGGCGAACTCGACCGCCGCGGCGCCGCGCTCGCCGAGCAGGCGGCGGGCGAGGCGGTGGCGTCGCCGCACGGGGGTGCCGGACACGGGTGCTCTCCTGTCGTCGATGAGGGGTGGGGGGCCCGGGAGCGGGCGGCGTGGCCAGGCCACGCCGCCCGTCCAGCGGGCTCACGGGCTGCGATCAGGGGATGATGGCGTTGAAGCGGGCCGCGAGCCGGTTGCCGAAGGCGACGACGACGCCGACCAGGACGGCGGCGATGAGGCCGACGACGATCGCGTACTCGACCGCGGAGGC
This window encodes:
- a CDS encoding Flp family type IVb pilin, whose amino-acid sequence is MVTLFQTLHTLSYVAVDHVADRVRALKDEEKGASAVEYAIVVGLIAAVLVGVVVAFGNRLAARFNAIIP